Proteins encoded within one genomic window of Bradyrhizobium sp. AZCC 1719:
- a CDS encoding DUF6894 family protein encodes MPRYYFNTRIGDELISDPDGEVLRDPDRAWEMARAMIRELLKTDGADGALLSATIEVTDDDGEIVLEFPFAEAILDAPGGPITRH; translated from the coding sequence ATGCCGCGATATTACTTCAACACCCGTATCGGCGATGAGCTGATTTCCGATCCCGACGGCGAAGTGCTCAGGGATCCCGATCGCGCCTGGGAAATGGCGCGTGCCATGATCCGGGAACTGCTCAAGACCGATGGCGCCGACGGTGCGCTGCTCAGCGCCACCATCGAAGTCACCGACGACGATGGCGAGATCGTGCTGGAGTTTCCGTTCGCAGAAGCGATTCTCGATGCGCCTGGCGGTCCCATCACCAGGCACTGA
- a CDS encoding PQQ-dependent sugar dehydrogenase: MMSCLSVPRSVLLSGAFLSAFILGAAAQQSAEPPAAAQQPATPPAAQAPAAGAPPPAGTAASPALPPGSPLIGRPAGNDAAAKLAPIAPPPIAAAPDKLPTAKLKVPAGFNIEVYAAGMANARSLALGDKGTVFVGSRLVDKVYAIVNKDGKREVKVLASGLYRPNGVAFKDGTLYIAELSKVSKIDKVEDVLDNPPKPTVIFDKLPKDEAHGWKFIGIGPDNKLYVPVGQPGNNVLNDDEHGLIHRMNFDGSGAEVIARGVRNTVGFDWHPETKQLYFTDNGRDWMSEDVPEDELNRMTKVGEHFGAPFCLQGNIVDPEFGWGKSCNEYTAPVGLLGPHSAALGMRFYTGNMFPKAYKNVAIIVRHGSWNRSKKVGGDVVIAKLNKDGTMKSMEPFLTGFLEDNKYIGRPVDVLQMKDGSLLVSDDYNGAVYRITYGKPKTAGKS, translated from the coding sequence ATGATGAGCTGTTTGTCGGTGCCGCGCAGCGTGCTGCTGTCCGGCGCATTCCTGAGTGCCTTCATACTAGGCGCCGCTGCCCAGCAGTCCGCCGAACCGCCGGCTGCCGCCCAGCAGCCCGCTACGCCGCCGGCCGCCCAGGCGCCGGCTGCCGGTGCGCCGCCGCCCGCCGGTACTGCGGCCTCGCCCGCGCTTCCGCCGGGATCGCCGCTGATCGGACGTCCCGCGGGCAACGATGCCGCTGCCAAGCTGGCGCCGATCGCGCCGCCGCCGATCGCCGCGGCGCCGGACAAGCTGCCGACGGCGAAGCTCAAGGTGCCGGCCGGTTTCAACATCGAGGTCTATGCCGCCGGAATGGCGAATGCCCGCTCGCTCGCGCTCGGCGACAAGGGCACGGTGTTCGTCGGCAGCCGCCTCGTCGACAAGGTCTATGCCATCGTCAACAAGGACGGCAAACGCGAGGTCAAGGTGCTGGCTTCCGGCCTGTACCGGCCGAACGGCGTCGCCTTCAAGGACGGCACACTCTACATCGCCGAACTGTCCAAGGTATCCAAGATCGACAAGGTCGAGGACGTCCTGGATAATCCGCCGAAGCCGACCGTGATCTTCGACAAGCTGCCAAAGGACGAAGCCCATGGCTGGAAATTCATCGGCATCGGTCCCGACAACAAGCTCTACGTTCCGGTCGGCCAGCCCGGCAACAACGTGCTGAACGACGACGAGCATGGCTTGATCCACCGGATGAATTTCGACGGCTCGGGCGCGGAAGTGATCGCCCGCGGCGTGCGCAACACCGTCGGCTTCGACTGGCATCCGGAGACCAAGCAGCTCTACTTCACCGATAACGGCCGCGACTGGATGTCGGAAGACGTGCCCGAGGACGAACTCAATCGCATGACCAAGGTCGGCGAGCATTTCGGCGCGCCGTTCTGCCTGCAGGGCAACATTGTCGATCCCGAATTCGGTTGGGGCAAATCCTGCAACGAATACACCGCGCCGGTCGGGCTGTTGGGCCCGCATTCTGCAGCGCTCGGCATGCGCTTCTACACCGGCAACATGTTCCCGAAAGCCTACAAGAACGTGGCCATCATCGTCCGGCACGGCTCCTGGAATCGCTCCAAGAAAGTGGGCGGCGACGTCGTCATCGCCAAGCTGAACAAGGACGGCACCATGAAGTCGATGGAGCCGTTCCTCACCGGCTTCCTGGAAGACAACAAATATATCGGCCGCCCGGTCGACGTGCTGCAGATGAAGGACGGTTCGCTGCTGGTCTCCGACGACTACAACGGCGCCGTCTATCGCATCACCTACGGCAAGCCGAAGACGGCGGGGAAGTCGTAG
- the pqqA gene encoding pyrroloquinoline quinone precursor peptide PqqA: MAWKAPKIAEVSVGMEINMYMCATRK; encoded by the coding sequence ATGGCCTGGAAAGCACCAAAAATCGCCGAAGTATCGGTCGGCATGGAAATCAACATGTATATGTGCGCCACCCGCAAGTAA